Proteins encoded in a region of the Pseudomonas syringae KCTC 12500 genome:
- a CDS encoding ribonucleoside-diphosphate reductase subunit alpha, with protein sequence MQTDTTRENSPTGAPQASQTQQDLSATAPGQLRVIKRNGTVVPYTDDKITVAITKAFLAVEGGNAAASSRIHDTVARLTEQVSATFKRRMPSGGTIHIEEIQDQVELALMRAGEQKVARDYVIYRDSRAKERAVRAPEEQVQAHPSIRITRADGSFAPLDMGRLNTIVTEACEGLAEVDADLIQTETLKNLYDGVALKDVNTALVMTARTLVEREPNYSFVTARLLMDTLRAEGLGFLGVADSATHHEMADLYAKALPAYVTAGIKFELLNPVLAEFDLEKLGKAINHERDQQFTYLGLQTLYDRYFIHKDGVRFELPQIFFMRVAMGLAIEEKAREDRAIEFYNLLSSFDYMSSTPTLFNAGTLRPQLSSCYLTTVPDDLSGIYHAIHDNAMLSKFAGGLGNDWTPVRALGSYIKGTNGKSQGVVPFLKVVNDTAVAVNQGGKRKGAVCAYLETWHMDIEEFIELRKNTGDDRRRTHDMNTANWIPDLFMKRVFDDGPWTLFSPSEVPDLHDLTGKAFQERYEYYEALTEYPGKIKLFKTIQAKDLWRKMLSMLFETGHPWLTFKDPCNLRSPQQHVGVVHSSNLCTEITLNTNKDEIAVCNLGSINLPNHIVDGKLDTDKLKRTVDVAVRMLDNVIDINYYSVPQAKNSNLRHRPVGLGIMGFQDALYLQHIPYGSDAAVQFADTSMEAVSYYAIQASCDLADERGAYETFQGSLWSKGILPLDSQQILIEQRGEKYISVDLKETLDWAPVRARVQKGIRNSNIMAIAPTATIANITGVSQSIEPTYQNLYVKSNLSGEFTVINPYLVRDLKARDLWDSVMINDLKYYDGSVQQIERIPQELKELYATAFEVDTKWIVDAASRRQKWIDQAQSLNLYIAGASGKKLDVTYRMAWYRGLKTTYYLRALAATSTEKSTVNTGKLNAVSSGGHGPDDSAITAPRPTEAAPAGPAPVPKACAIDEPDCEACQ encoded by the coding sequence ATGCAAACAGACACAACTCGCGAGAACTCGCCGACCGGCGCGCCGCAGGCAAGCCAGACCCAGCAGGATCTGTCTGCCACTGCCCCCGGTCAACTGCGCGTGATCAAGCGTAACGGTACTGTCGTTCCCTACACGGACGACAAGATCACCGTTGCCATCACCAAGGCGTTTCTTGCAGTTGAAGGCGGCAATGCTGCTGCCTCGTCGCGCATCCATGACACCGTTGCCCGCCTGACCGAACAGGTCAGCGCCACGTTCAAGCGTCGCATGCCTTCGGGCGGCACCATCCACATCGAAGAAATCCAGGATCAGGTCGAACTGGCACTGATGCGTGCCGGCGAGCAGAAAGTGGCTCGCGACTACGTCATCTACCGTGACTCGCGCGCCAAGGAGCGTGCCGTTCGCGCCCCCGAAGAGCAGGTCCAGGCTCACCCGTCGATCCGCATCACCCGCGCCGACGGCAGCTTTGCGCCGCTGGACATGGGTCGCCTGAACACCATCGTCACCGAAGCGTGCGAAGGCCTGGCTGAAGTCGACGCCGACCTGATCCAGACCGAAACCCTGAAAAACCTGTACGACGGCGTGGCCCTGAAAGACGTCAACACCGCGCTGGTGATGACCGCCCGTACCCTGGTCGAGCGCGAGCCGAACTACTCGTTCGTCACCGCCCGCCTGCTGATGGACACCCTGCGCGCCGAAGGCCTGGGTTTCCTCGGTGTCGCCGACAGCGCCACCCACCACGAAATGGCCGACCTGTACGCCAAGGCGCTGCCTGCCTACGTCACCGCCGGTATCAAGTTCGAACTGCTCAACCCTGTGCTGGCCGAATTCGACCTCGAAAAACTCGGCAAGGCGATCAACCACGAGCGTGATCAGCAGTTCACCTACCTGGGCCTGCAAACCCTGTACGACCGTTACTTCATCCACAAGGATGGCGTGCGTTTCGAACTGCCGCAGATCTTCTTCATGCGTGTGGCCATGGGCCTGGCAATCGAAGAGAAAGCCCGTGAAGACCGCGCCATCGAGTTCTACAACCTGCTGTCGTCGTTCGACTACATGTCGTCGACCCCGACCCTGTTCAACGCCGGCACCCTGCGTCCACAGCTGTCCAGCTGCTACCTGACCACCGTGCCGGATGACCTGTCGGGCATTTACCACGCGATCCACGACAACGCCATGCTGTCCAAATTCGCAGGCGGCCTGGGTAACGACTGGACGCCGGTTCGTGCGCTGGGCTCGTACATCAAGGGCACCAACGGCAAGTCGCAAGGCGTCGTACCGTTCCTGAAAGTGGTCAACGACACCGCCGTTGCGGTCAACCAGGGCGGCAAGCGCAAGGGCGCTGTCTGTGCCTACCTGGAAACCTGGCACATGGACATCGAAGAGTTCATCGAGCTGCGCAAGAACACCGGTGATGACCGTCGTCGTACCCACGACATGAACACCGCCAACTGGATCCCTGACCTGTTCATGAAGCGCGTCTTCGACGACGGCCCGTGGACCCTGTTCTCGCCCTCCGAAGTACCAGACCTGCACGACCTGACCGGCAAGGCCTTCCAGGAGCGTTACGAGTACTACGAAGCGCTGACCGAATACCCAGGCAAGATCAAACTGTTCAAGACCATCCAGGCCAAGGATCTGTGGCGCAAGATGCTCTCGATGCTGTTCGAAACCGGCCATCCTTGGCTGACCTTCAAGGACCCGTGCAACCTGCGCAGCCCGCAGCAGCACGTGGGCGTGGTTCACAGCTCGAACCTGTGCACCGAGATCACCCTGAACACCAACAAGGACGAGATCGCGGTCTGCAACCTGGGCTCGATCAACCTGCCGAACCACATCGTCGACGGCAAGCTGGACACCGACAAGCTCAAGCGCACCGTCGATGTAGCCGTGCGCATGCTCGATAACGTGATCGACATCAACTACTACTCGGTACCGCAGGCCAAGAACTCCAACCTGCGTCACCGTCCGGTCGGCCTGGGCATCATGGGCTTCCAGGACGCGCTGTACCTGCAACACATCCCGTACGGTTCCGATGCTGCCGTGCAGTTCGCCGACACCTCCATGGAAGCGGTCAGCTACTACGCGATCCAGGCGTCCTGTGACCTGGCCGACGAGCGCGGTGCCTACGAGACGTTCCAGGGTTCGCTGTGGTCCAAGGGCATCCTGCCGCTGGATTCGCAACAGATCCTGATCGAGCAGCGTGGCGAGAAGTACATCAGCGTCGACCTGAAGGAAACCCTGGACTGGGCGCCGGTTCGTGCCCGTGTGCAGAAAGGTATCCGTAACTCGAACATCATGGCCATCGCACCGACCGCCACCATCGCCAACATCACTGGCGTGTCGCAGTCGATCGAACCGACCTATCAGAACCTCTACGTGAAATCGAACCTGTCCGGCGAATTCACCGTGATCAACCCGTATCTGGTTCGCGACCTCAAGGCCCGCGACCTGTGGGACTCGGTCATGATCAACGACCTGAAGTACTACGACGGTTCGGTACAGCAGATCGAGCGCATCCCGCAGGAGCTCAAGGAGCTTTACGCGACTGCCTTCGAAGTGGACACCAAGTGGATCGTCGATGCAGCAAGCCGTCGTCAGAAGTGGATCGACCAGGCTCAGTCGCTGAACCTGTACATCGCTGGCGCTTCGGGCAAGAAGCTGGACGTGACCTACCGCATGGCCTGGTACCGTGGTCTGAAAACCACTTACTACCTCCGTGCCCTGGCCGCGACCAGCACCGAGAAGTCCACCGTCAACACCGGCAAGCTCAACGCAGTATCGAGCGGCGGCCACGGCCCGGACGACTCGGCGATCACCGCCCCGCGTCCAACCGAAGCAGCACCTGCCGGCCCGGCCCCAGTGCCAAAAGCTTGCGCGATCGACGAGCCGGATTGTGAGGCTTGCCAGTAA